The Paramisgurnus dabryanus chromosome 1, PD_genome_1.1, whole genome shotgun sequence genome includes a window with the following:
- the psat1 gene encoding phosphoserine aminotransferase: MDRKQVVNFGAGPAKLPQSVLVQAQKELLNYNGTGISVLEMSHRSSDFAKIINTTADALRELLHVPDNYKILFFQGGGSGQFSAVPLNLIGLKEDRCADYLVTGAWSAKAAKEAEKYGKVNVVHPKLDSYNKIPERSTWSLNPSASYVYYCCNETVHGVEFNFIPDTKGVVLVSDMSSNFLSRPVDVSKFGLIFAGAQKNVGCAGVTVVIVREDLLGRASKECPVIMDYQVQAENNSLYNTPPCFSIYIMGLVLEWIRNQGGADAMDQLNKQKADMINDIIDQSNGFYSCPVDVACRSRMNIPFRIGKKEGDENLEKSFLDGASKLGMISLKGHRSVGGIRVSLYNAVTVEDAKALVTYMEQFLRDHKK, from the coding sequence ATGGATAGGAAACAGGTCGTCAATTTTGGAGCAGGACCGGCTAAACTTCCGCAGTCGGTTTTGGTCCAAGCACAAAAAGAGCTGCTAAATTACAATGGCACCGGGATAAGCGTTCTTGAAATGAGCCACAGATCATCTGATTTCGCTAAGATTATTAACACTACTGCAGACGCTCTGCGGGAACTTCTGCACGTTCCTGACAACTACAAAATACTTTTCTTCCAAGGTGGTGGTTCAGGACAGTTCAGCGCAGTTCCTCTAAATCTGATTGGTCTAAAAGAGGACAGATGTGCTGACTATCTGGTCACAGGAGCATGGTCTGCAAAGGCAGCTAAAGAGGCAGAGAAGTATGGAAAAGTGAATGTGGTCCATCCAAAACTGGACAGTTACAACAAGATACCAGAAAGAAGCACTTGGTCATTAAATCCTTCAGCTTCTTACGTTTACTACTGCTGCAATGAAACCGTGCATGGTGTTGAGTTCAACTTCATCCCTGACACCAAAGGAGTGGTTCTCGTCAGCGATATGTCGTCCAACTTTCTCTCACGGCCGGTAGATGTGTCAAAGTTTGGGCTGATATTTGCCGGTGCGCAGAAAAATGTCGGTTGTGCCGGTGTGACGGTTGTGATTGTAAGAGAGGATTTGTTGGGCAGAGCATCAAAAGAGTGCCCTGTTATAATGGACTATCAGGTGCAGGCTGAAAACAACTCTCTTTATAATACTCCTCCTTGCTTCAGCATCTACATCATGGGCTTAGTTCTGGAGTGGATAAGGAACCAAGGAGGGGCAGATGCCATGGATCAGCTCAACAAACAGAAAGCTGATATGATCAATGATATAATCGACCAGTCTAATGGGTTTTACTCGTGCCCTGTCGACGTGGCGTGCCGCAGCCGTATGAACATTCCATTCCGCATCGGGAAAAAGGAGGGAGATGAAAATCTTGAAAAGTCATTTTTGGATGGTGCCTCCAAGCTTGGCATGATTTCTCTAAAAGGACACCGGTCTGTGGGTGGCATCCGAGTTTCCTTGTACAATGCAGTGACCGTGGAAGATGCAAAGGCTCTTGTCACCTATATGGAACAATTCCTTAGAGATCacaaaaaatag
- the lgi1b gene encoding leucine-rich glioma-inactivated protein 1b: MACVRGYTVLIWLVTVLLLVECRRGKQSRCPPGCTCSKDNALCEDVRSVPHSFPPDVLSLSFVKSGFSEIAGGSFLHTPSLQLLLFTSNSFESINEDAFQGLPHLEYLFIENNKIESISPHAFRGLKSLIHLSLAYNNLETLPKDIFKGMDSLTKVDLRGNMFSCDCKLKWLVDWMYSTNATVDQLHCNGPAAYQGKKINDLVPQSFDCITAEYVLRKTLTFESISVEAFTFENDQYVVYAQPFSGKCSFMEWDHVNMEFRAYDTIESTSTVVCKPMVIENQLFIIVAQLFGGSHIYKRDSSAEKFIKIQDIDILKIRKPNDIETFRLDGEFFFVIADSSKAGSTTIYKWNGNGFYSHQSLHPWFRDTDVEYLEIAGKPHLILSSSSQRPVIYQWNKSQKQFDRRTDVPEMEDVYAVKHFKVKGELFICLTRFIGDSKVMTWDGSMFKEVQTMPSRGSMVFQPLSIGNWQYAILGSDYSLTQVYRWDAKKSQFVHFQELNVQAPRAFSLVSIDDREFLLASSFKGKTQIYEHLMIDLSS; this comes from the exons ATGGCTTGTGTTAGAGGATACACTGTTTTGATTTGGCTCGTCACTGTGTTACTGTTGGTGGAGTGCAGAAGAGGTAAACAGAGCAGATGCCCCCCTGGATGCACGTGCAGTAAAGATAATGCCCTGTGTGAGGATGTGAGATCAGTACCACACAGCTTCCCTCCTGATGTCCTGTCACT ATCATTTGTGAAGTCTGGATTCAGTGAGATTGCAGGTGGAAGTTTTCTTCACACACCGTCTCTTCAGCTCCT attgtttacatcaaatTCATTCGAATCTATCAATGAAGATGCTTTCCAGGGTCTGCCCCATCTGGAATATCT GTTtattgaaaacaacaaaattgaatCGATTTCACCCCATGCCTTTAGAGGTTTGAAATCTCTCATACATCT GAGTCTTGCCTACAATAATCTTGAGACATTGCCCAAGGATATTTTTAAAGGAATGGACTCGTTAACAAAAGT AGATCTGAGAGGAAACATGTTCAGCTGTGATTGTAAACTTAAGTGGTTGGTGGATTGGATGTACAGCACCAATGCAACAGTGGACCAGTTACACTGCAACGGACCTGCGGCCTATCAAGGAAAGAAGATCAATGACCTCGTACCTCAGTCTTTTGACTGCATTACAGCAG AGTATGTTTTAAGAAAGACCCTTACATTCGAGTCCATATCTGTGGAGGCCTTCACGTTTGAAAACGATCAGTATGTTGTGTACGCACAACCCTTTTCTGGGAAATGCAGCTTCATGGAATGGGACCACGTCAACATGGAGTTCAGAGCTTATGACACTATTGAAA GCACGTCCACTGTGGTTTGCAAGCCAATGGTTATTGAAAACCAACTTTTCATCATTGTTGCCCAACTTTTTGGTGGCTCACACATCTACAAAAGGGACAGTTCTGCCGAAAAATTCATCAAAATCCAGGACATTGACATCCTGAAGATCAGAAAGCCGAATGATATTGAGACATTCCGTCTGGATGGCGAGTTCTTCTTCGTGATCGCAGACAGCTCCAAGGCCGGCTCCACCACAATTTACAAATGGAACGGCAATGGGTTCTACTCTCACCAGTCTCTCCATCCCTGGTTCCGAGACACAGACGTGGAGTATCTGGAGATTGCCGGCAAGCCCCACCTCATCTTGTCCAGCAGCTCTCAGCGGCCTGTTATCTATCAGTGGAACAAAAGCCAAAAGCAGTTCGATCGACGGACGGACGTTCCAGAAATGGAAGACGTCTATGCTGTCAAACACTTTAAGGTGAAGGGGGAGCTGTTTATCTGTCTGACACGCTTCATTGGTGACTCCAAGGTGATGACTTGGGATGGCTCTATGTTCAAGGAGGTGCAGACGATGCCCTCACGGGGCTCAATGGTATTTCAGCCCCTTTCCATCGGCAACTGGCAGTACGCCATCTTAGGCAGTGACTACTCGCTGACCCAGGTCTATCGATGGGATGCCAAGAAGAGTCAGTTTGTGCACTTTCAAGAGCTCAACGTTCAGGCACCGAGAGCTTTTTCGCTGGTGTCCATTGATGACAGAGAGTTCCTGCTGGCCTCCAGTTTTAAAGGGAAGACACAGATTTATGAGCATCTGATGATCGACCTCAGCAGTTAG
- the slc35g1 gene encoding solute carrier family 35 member G1 has protein sequence MSDPVSNNETHIRLLCDKENGNDSAVEIELQTPSEAAVGEEEQDAAGAGCRQLCARTCWRTRDDDDDNDDDDEEQDTVQREKTSCPGLGLLYSLLASVFFSVAALLVKQIEDMHAIQISAIRCFFQMLFVMPAMIYYKTGFLGPSDMRIYLFFRGFLGSNAMILLYYAVLQMPLADATVIMFSNPVFTAILAWIFLKERFTIWDVFFTAFTLAGVILIARPPFLFGDRISGIEGDYTDHVKGTVAAFAGAIGAACTMVILRKMGKSVHYYLSVWYYAVLGLIECIVVLLVLGEWKMPGCGWDRGTLMAIGVLGIAGQTFLTKALQIEKAGPVALMRTIDVVLAFILQFLFLHRTPTWWSLGGALCVTGSTSGVAVRKWYTSTRGQS, from the exons ATGAGTGACCCTGTGAGTAATAATGAAACTCACATCAGACTCCTGTGTGATAAAGAGAACGGTAATGACTCTGCTGTGGAAATCGAGTTACAAACTCCATCAGAAGCGGCGGTGGGTGAGGAGGAGCAAGATGCTGCCGGCGCGGGCTGTCGCCAGCTCTGCGCGCGGACCTGCTGGAGAACACGCGATGACgatgatgataatgatgatgatgatgaagagcAAGACACAGTTCAAAGAG AAAAGACCTCGTGTCCCGGGCTGGGTCTCCTGTACAGTTTGTTAGCATCAGTCTTCTTCTCTGTTGCTGCTCTTCTCGTCAAACAGATCGAGGACATGCACGCCATCCAGATCAGTGCCATTCGATGCTTCTTCCAGATGTTGTTTGTGATGCCAGCCATGATTTATTACAA AACTGGCTTTTTGGGCCCGAGCGATATGAGGATCTACCTGTTCTTCAGAGGCTTCCTCGGATCCAACGCCATGATCTTGTTGTATTACGCAGTTCTGCAGATGCCACTGGCTGACGCTACGGTTATAATGTTTAGCAATCCAGTCTTCACAGCCATACTGGCCTGGATTTTCCTTAAAGAGAGGTTCACGATATGGGATGTGTTTTTTACCGCGTTTACCCTGGCTGGCGTGATACTGATAGCGAGACCGCCATTCCTCTTTGGCGACAGGATATCTGGGATCGAAGGAGACTACACCGATCACGTCAAAGGCACGGTCGCTGCATTTGCGGGGGCCATCGGTGCAGCCTGCACAATGGTGATTTTAAGGAAAATGGGGAAAAGCGTTCATTACTACCTCTCTGTGTGGTACTACGCTGTCCTGGGACTCATCGAGTGCATCGTCGTCCTGCTCGTCCTGGGCGAATGGAAGATGCCGGGGTGCGGCTGGGACAGGGGGACCCTCATGGCCATCGGGGTGCTCGGCATAGCCGGTCAGACATTCCTCACCAAAGCCCTGCAGATCGAGAAAGCAGGCCCGGTCGCTCTGATGAGGACAATAGATGTGGTGTTGGCCTTCATTCTCCAGTTCCTTTTCCTCCATCGCACACCCACGTGGTGGAGTTTGGGTGGGGCTTTATGTGTGACGGGCAGCACCAGCGGTGTAGCCGTGAGAAAGTGGTACACCAGTACCAGAGGACAGAGCTGA